A genomic segment from Streptomyces sp. NBC_00654 encodes:
- a CDS encoding nucleobase:cation symporter-2 family protein, giving the protein MAAKPRFRNDAVAGTDRKHPVDETLPPLKMFTSGLQHVAAMYAGVVAPPMIVGPAVGLTAKETAFLMGASLFTAGIATLLQTLGFWRIGARLPFVNGVSFAGVTPMVAIGKDRGHDGIAVIFGAIIVASLLGFVLAPYFGKLVRFFPPVVTGTVITLIGVSLLPVAFNWSQGGNAAADDYGSMTNIIMAAGTLVIVLALRKILRGFLQQIAILLGLVIGTLIAIPVGITDFGAVQDAGLVGFPTPFHFGGPQFELAAIISMCIVMLVCMTESTADMLALGKIVGRPADARTIEGGLRADTLGSAISPLFNGFMCSAFAQNIGLVAMTGVRSRFVVAAGGGILIVLGLVPVAASVIALVPLPVLGGAGIVLFGSVAASGIQTLATAALEKGENALIVAAAVGIGLIPIAAPQFYHAFPEDLLVVLDSGISTGCVVAILLNLAFNHLGRAPEGMEEETANGEHVVPAAAGAGVH; this is encoded by the coding sequence GTGGCCGCTAAGCCCAGGTTTCGCAACGACGCAGTCGCAGGAACCGACCGTAAGCACCCGGTCGACGAAACACTCCCCCCACTGAAGATGTTCACCAGCGGGCTCCAGCACGTGGCCGCCATGTACGCCGGAGTGGTGGCCCCGCCCATGATCGTGGGGCCCGCCGTGGGTCTCACCGCCAAGGAGACCGCCTTCCTGATGGGGGCGAGCCTGTTCACCGCGGGCATCGCCACCCTGCTGCAGACCCTCGGCTTCTGGCGCATCGGCGCCCGGCTGCCGTTCGTCAACGGGGTCTCCTTCGCCGGAGTGACCCCGATGGTCGCGATCGGCAAGGACCGCGGGCACGACGGGATCGCCGTGATCTTCGGCGCGATCATCGTCGCCAGCCTTCTCGGATTCGTCCTCGCCCCGTACTTCGGGAAGCTGGTGCGCTTCTTCCCGCCGGTCGTCACCGGCACCGTGATCACCCTGATCGGCGTCTCGCTGCTCCCGGTGGCCTTCAACTGGTCCCAGGGCGGAAACGCCGCGGCCGACGACTACGGCTCGATGACCAACATCATCATGGCCGCCGGCACCCTCGTGATCGTGCTGGCCCTGCGCAAGATCCTGCGCGGCTTCCTCCAGCAGATCGCGATCCTGCTCGGCCTGGTCATCGGGACGCTGATCGCGATACCCGTCGGCATCACCGACTTCGGCGCCGTCCAGGACGCCGGACTGGTGGGCTTCCCGACGCCGTTCCACTTCGGCGGCCCGCAGTTCGAGCTCGCGGCGATCATCTCCATGTGCATCGTCATGCTGGTCTGCATGACCGAGTCCACCGCGGACATGCTGGCCCTCGGCAAGATCGTCGGGCGCCCGGCGGACGCACGGACCATCGAGGGCGGGCTGCGGGCCGACACCCTGGGCAGTGCCATCAGCCCGCTGTTCAACGGCTTCATGTGCAGTGCCTTCGCCCAGAACATCGGGCTGGTCGCGATGACCGGGGTCCGCAGCCGGTTCGTCGTCGCCGCGGGCGGCGGCATCCTGATCGTGCTCGGTCTGGTCCCGGTGGCCGCGTCCGTCATCGCACTGGTACCCCTGCCGGTGCTCGGCGGTGCGGGCATCGTGTTGTTCGGTTCGGTCGCGGCGAGCGGCATCCAGACGCTGGCCACCGCCGCACTGGAGAAGGGCGAGAACGCGCTGATAGTGGCCGCCGCCGTGGGGATCGGCCTGATACCCATCGCCGCGCCGCAGTTCTACCACGCGTTCCCCGAGGACCTGCTCGTCGTCCTGGACTCGGGCATCTCCACCGGCTGTGTCGTGGCGATCCTGCTCAACCTGGCCTTCAACCACCTGGGGCGCGCACCCGAGGGGATGGAGGAGGAGACCGCGAACGGGGAGCATGTGGTCCCCGCCGCGGCCGGGGCGGGCGTCCACTGA
- a CDS encoding chitosanase, producing the protein MHNPQHGTARRTTRLTRPVGIAAVTLGLALTAIPIAAHAGDAPSRPSADRPARAAQPLRAAASGLDDPAKKEIAMQLVSSAENSSLDWKSQYKYIEDIDDDRGYTAGIIGFCSGTGDMLDLVELYTDRKPGNVLAKYLPALREVDGTPSHEGLDPNFTKDWVKAASDSAFKQAQNDERDRVYFNPAVKQGKADGLGTLGQFTYYDAIVMHGDGGDSTSFSSIRKRALAKAKPPSQGGNETTYLNAFLDARVWAMEQEEAHSDTSRVDTAQRVFLKKGNLNLDPPLDWKVYGDSFHIG; encoded by the coding sequence GTGCACAACCCCCAACACGGCACCGCACGTCGCACCACCCGGCTCACCCGCCCCGTCGGCATCGCCGCCGTGACGCTCGGGCTGGCTCTCACGGCGATCCCCATCGCCGCCCACGCCGGCGACGCCCCCTCCCGCCCTTCGGCCGACCGGCCCGCGCGGGCCGCCCAGCCGCTCAGGGCCGCCGCGAGCGGGCTGGACGATCCGGCGAAGAAGGAGATCGCCATGCAGCTGGTCTCCAGCGCGGAGAACTCCTCGCTGGACTGGAAGTCGCAGTACAAGTACATCGAGGACATCGACGACGACCGCGGCTACACGGCGGGCATCATCGGCTTCTGCTCCGGCACCGGTGACATGCTCGACCTGGTCGAGCTGTACACCGACCGCAAGCCGGGCAACGTCCTGGCGAAGTACCTGCCCGCGCTGCGCGAGGTCGACGGCACCCCCTCGCACGAGGGCCTCGACCCGAACTTCACCAAGGACTGGGTGAAGGCCGCGTCCGACTCGGCGTTCAAGCAGGCGCAGAACGACGAGCGCGACCGGGTCTACTTCAACCCGGCGGTCAAGCAGGGCAAGGCCGACGGTCTCGGCACGCTCGGCCAGTTCACCTACTACGACGCCATCGTGATGCACGGCGACGGCGGCGACAGCACCAGCTTCAGCTCCATCCGCAAGCGCGCGCTGGCCAAGGCCAAGCCGCCGTCGCAGGGCGGCAACGAGACGACGTACCTCAACGCCTTCCTCGACGCCCGTGTCTGGGCGATGGAGCAGGAGGAGGCCCACTCGGACACCAGCCGGGTCGACACCGCCCAGCGGGTGTTCCTGAAGAAGGGGAACCTCAACCTCGACCCGCCGCTCGACTGGAAGGTGTACGGGGACAGCTTCCATATCGGCTGA
- a CDS encoding SH3 domain-containing protein, with amino-acid sequence MSTDMLKKMLLSAMVLGAGLGLAAGPSAQAVTAPAAAVRAAAPVQSPPQVCTVNDNGVNFRGGPGTGYAVLGTVNRGQNIEARGQEGSWVMGDLWGGPTGVWIHVAYLNC; translated from the coding sequence ATGAGTACAGACATGCTGAAGAAGATGCTGCTGAGCGCCATGGTCCTGGGCGCGGGTCTCGGGCTGGCCGCGGGCCCGTCCGCCCAGGCCGTCACGGCCCCCGCGGCGGCCGTCCGGGCCGCGGCGCCCGTGCAGTCGCCGCCGCAGGTCTGCACGGTCAACGACAACGGGGTCAACTTCCGCGGCGGTCCGGGCACGGGCTACGCGGTGCTCGGGACCGTGAACCGGGGGCAGAACATCGAAGCCCGTGGCCAGGAGGGCAGCTGGGTCATGGGTGACCTGTGGGGCGGACCGACCGGCGTCTGGATCCACGTGGCCTACCTCAACTGCTGA
- a CDS encoding alpha/beta fold hydrolase produces the protein MEDQSVVDVGDVRLAYRAWGDQYGSPVVLLHGLGGSAANWEAAGSLLGEEWRVFALDLRGHGESDWPDEYGLDLMRDDVLGFLDELELDRVGLAGHGMGGVVAQLLAEEHSDRVERLVLVETPAPWPGEPGPAGRPEGPVDYDENAVPAVRAQLADPDPRWAEGLGEIVAPTLLISGGPESGMPQDRLPDMASLIPDCRLITVPGGHRMHETRADQVAQQITEFFTS, from the coding sequence ATGGAAGATCAGTCTGTTGTGGATGTCGGCGATGTGCGGCTGGCGTACCGGGCCTGGGGCGACCAGTACGGTTCCCCGGTCGTCCTGCTGCACGGTCTCGGCGGCTCCGCCGCGAACTGGGAGGCGGCCGGGAGCCTGCTCGGCGAGGAGTGGCGGGTGTTCGCCCTCGACCTGCGCGGGCACGGGGAGAGCGACTGGCCGGACGAGTACGGCCTGGACCTGATGCGGGACGATGTGCTCGGCTTCCTGGACGAACTGGAGCTCGACCGGGTCGGCCTGGCCGGTCACGGCATGGGCGGAGTCGTCGCCCAGTTGCTGGCCGAGGAGCACTCGGACCGGGTGGAGCGGCTCGTCCTGGTGGAGACCCCCGCGCCATGGCCCGGGGAACCGGGACCGGCGGGGCGGCCCGAGGGGCCCGTGGACTACGACGAGAACGCCGTGCCCGCCGTCCGGGCCCAGCTGGCCGACCCCGACCCGCGGTGGGCGGAGGGTCTCGGCGAGATCGTCGCGCCGACGCTGCTCATCTCGGGCGGCCCGGAGAGCGGCATGCCGCAGGACCGCCTGCCCGACATGGCGTCCCTGATCCCCGACTGCCGGCTGATCACGGTCCCCGGCGGCCACCGGATGCACGAGACCCGGGCCGATCAGGTCGCGCAGCAGATCACCGAGTTCTTCACCAGCTGA